One region of Dysidea avara chromosome 1, odDysAvar1.4, whole genome shotgun sequence genomic DNA includes:
- the LOC136248321 gene encoding E3 SUMO-protein ligase ZBED1-like gives MEPYSSYTVHFITNDWTLQSRCLQTLFVPKDHNADNLSEVLTETLAQWKLEVGRQVCITTDNGSNILCATTVRLMWTQLSCFGHNLHLAVVNSIKDESRVQRCLGLCRKLVSAFSHSWKKKRDLTKAQNDLGVPQHSLVTDCPTRWGSLTKMIDRILEQEVCIRQVLVVDRKNAHLISTWQDLEVLESMKAALGQLDDFTDMLSGEQKVTVSSIKPVLHVLKSKVLKVCEGDANLTNSLKERVLDYLLNKYDDNDVDELLNVCTYLDPRFKGVYIENEVDLALVKDRLAREGTEMIEDQEGVSEPTSSSQSSSAVSDPSIKKRKLSSWLKETVELQSSSITPQTPDQKIKKEIEDYLKLQMLDAEMDPLQWWKVHMVVLPTMTKLAQKYLSVSHLQRESLVVPAT, from the coding sequence ATGGAACCATATTCGAGCTATACCGTGCATTTCATAACGAATGATTGGACGCTACAGAGTCGATGCCTTCAAACACTGTTTGTTCCTAAAGACCACAATGCTGATAATCTCAGTGAAGTCCTAACAGAAACACTAGCTCAGTGGAAGTTAGAAGTAGGCCGACAAGTTTGTATAACAACAGACAATGGCAGCAATATACTATGTGCCACAACTGTAAGGCTTATGTGGACACAATTATCGTGCTTTGGCCACAACCTACACCTGGCTGTTGTTAATTCTATAAAAGATGAGTCCAGAGTTCAACGTTGCTTGGGACTATGTAGAAAGCTAGTGTCTGCATTTTCCCACAGTTGGAAAAAAAAGCGAGACTTGACAAAAGCCCAAAATGATCTTGGTGTGCCCCAGCATTCTTTGGTAACAGACTGTCCTACTCGTTGGGGAAGTTTGACCAAAATGATTGACCGTATTCTTGAGCAAGAAGTTTGCATTCGACAAGTTTTAGTAGTTGATCGTAAGAATGCTCACCTTATTTCAACTTGGCAGGATCTAGAAGTATTGGAGTCGATGAAGGCTGCACTAGGGCAATTAGATGATTTCACAGACATGTTGTCAGgtgaacaaaaagttacagTGTCTTCGATCAAACCTGTATTACACGTTTTGAAATCTAAAGTGCTTAAAGTCTGTGAAGGTGATGCTAATTTAACCAACTCACTTAAAGAAAGGGTTTTGGATTACCTACTGAACAagtatgatgataatgatgttgACGAGCTGTTGAATGTCTGTACTTACCTTGATCCAAGATTCAAGGGAGTGTACATAGAAAATGAAGTTGATCTTGCTTTAGTAAAGGATCGTTTGGCTAGAGAAGGCACAGAAATGATTGAAGATCAAGAGGGGGTTTCTGAACCAACTTCTAGTTCCCAGTCATCATCTGCGGTATCTGACCCTAGTATCAAGAAACGTAAACTCTCAAGTTGGCTCAAGGAGACAGTTGAACTACAATCATCATCCATTACTCCTCAAACTCCAGATCAGAAAATAAAAAAGGAAATCGAAGATTATCTAAAGTTACAAATGTTAGATGCTGAAATGGATCCTCTGCAATGGTGGAAGGTTCACATGGTAGTACTTCCCACCATGACTAAACTGGCACAGAAGTACCTCAGTGTGTCTCACCTTCAGAGAGAATCTTTAGTTGTTCCGGCAACATAG